A genome region from Halorussus pelagicus includes the following:
- a CDS encoding type II secretion system protein, whose product MSEPDWWARLVRRLATCWPWSVGCGDDENRADLRRALAYLDAGVDAETTVRAGNGTAALVALVGVPLAVVAPAPLRIPAAVAVLAVAFGVAHAARRGPIALATARRTAALGTAPALIARAVLRMRVEPASERAAAFAARGEGRLAADLREHVRRAEGTPRSGLASFGAAWADWNPPLRRAALLVESAADAPAGERETTLDRAMAAILDGTRDRMAEFAESVRGPTTALYAFGVLLPLALVAVLPAARVAGLPLSIPVLVVVYDLLLPAALVGASAWLSVRRPAAFPPPEVSPDHPAIPDRRWPTLAVGVGAGLLALLATAPLPGWTCWPVLAGGGLGAALVWWFRPVKAVRDDARAVEANLTDALYLVGRRVSDSAAVESAIADAAPEVAGRTGETLAETAEIQRRLRVGVREAFLGEYGALADVPSPQARSVAALLALAAREGRPAGRAIVAMADHVDDLQRVEREARRELASVTGTLRNTAAVFGPLVGGATVALADGMAAGTLGDPLPTAALGLAVSAYVLLMAAVLTALATGLERGFDRALVGYRVGLALLGAVGSFLAGFVGAGFAA is encoded by the coding sequence GTGAGCGAACCGGACTGGTGGGCGCGCCTCGTCCGACGGCTCGCAACCTGCTGGCCGTGGTCGGTCGGGTGCGGCGACGACGAGAATCGCGCCGACCTCCGGCGGGCGCTGGCGTACCTCGATGCCGGGGTGGACGCCGAGACGACGGTCCGGGCGGGCAACGGGACCGCCGCGCTCGTCGCGCTGGTCGGAGTTCCCCTCGCGGTAGTCGCGCCAGCACCGCTCCGGATTCCGGCCGCGGTGGCCGTCCTCGCCGTCGCGTTCGGCGTCGCGCACGCCGCGCGGCGAGGCCCGATTGCGCTCGCCACCGCCCGGCGGACCGCCGCGCTCGGGACCGCGCCAGCGCTCATCGCACGGGCAGTGTTGCGGATGCGCGTCGAACCTGCCAGCGAGCGCGCGGCGGCGTTCGCCGCGCGAGGCGAGGGGCGATTGGCCGCCGACCTCCGCGAACACGTCCGACGGGCGGAGGGCACGCCGCGGTCGGGTCTCGCGTCGTTCGGCGCGGCGTGGGCCGACTGGAACCCGCCGCTCCGGCGCGCGGCCCTGCTGGTGGAGTCGGCGGCCGACGCGCCCGCTGGCGAGCGCGAGACCACGCTGGACCGCGCGATGGCCGCGATTCTCGACGGCACCCGCGACCGGATGGCCGAGTTCGCCGAATCCGTCCGCGGGCCGACCACGGCGCTGTACGCCTTCGGCGTCCTGCTCCCCCTCGCGCTGGTCGCGGTCCTCCCCGCGGCGCGCGTGGCCGGTCTTCCCCTCTCGATTCCGGTTCTCGTGGTCGTCTACGACCTACTCCTGCCCGCGGCGCTGGTCGGCGCTAGCGCGTGGCTCTCGGTCCGGCGGCCCGCCGCGTTCCCGCCGCCGGAGGTGTCGCCCGACCACCCCGCGATTCCCGACCGACGTTGGCCGACGCTCGCGGTCGGGGTCGGCGCGGGTCTCCTCGCGCTGCTCGCCACCGCGCCGCTTCCGGGGTGGACGTGCTGGCCCGTGCTCGCTGGCGGCGGACTCGGCGCGGCGCTGGTCTGGTGGTTCCGGCCGGTGAAAGCAGTGCGCGACGACGCCCGCGCCGTCGAAGCGAACCTGACCGACGCGCTCTATCTGGTCGGTCGGCGCGTGAGCGACAGTGCGGCGGTCGAGTCAGCGATTGCGGACGCCGCGCCGGAAGTCGCCGGGCGCACGGGCGAGACGCTGGCCGAGACCGCGGAGATTCAGCGACGACTCCGGGTCGGCGTCCGCGAGGCGTTTCTTGGCGAGTACGGCGCGCTCGCCGACGTACCGAGTCCGCAGGCCCGGAGCGTTGCCGCCCTGCTTGCGCTCGCGGCGCGGGAGGGCCGCCCCGCCGGACGCGCAATTGTCGCCATGGCCGACCACGTTGACGATCTTCAGCGCGTCGAGCGCGAGGCCCGGCGCGAACTCGCCAGCGTGACCGGGACGCTCCGGAACACCGCGGCGGTGTTCGGCCCGCTAGTCGGCGGGGCCACGGTCGCGCTCGCGGACGGGATGGCCGCCGGAACGCTCGGCGACCCGCTCCCGACCGCGGCGCTCGGTCTCGCCGTCTCGGCCTACGTCCTGCTGATGGCCGCCGTGCTGACCGCGCTGGCGACCGGACTGGAGCGGGGGTTCGACCGCGCGCTCGTGGGTTATCGGGTCGGTCTGGCGCTCCTCGGCGCGGTCGGGTCGTTTCTCGCTGGCTTCGTCGGCGCGGGGTTCGCGGCGTGA
- a CDS encoding DUF7283 family protein, which translates to MFDAPVETWYLWVGLALASATAVGVAATLPRAPPPDAAGAAATVDSVAASAHQTTGLHPLSAERARIGPYRLWLSEDGETGHATFAYGPVTPVRRDTALWDVLHGTPPERAFGTPADFQRAAADARDRTPEWRSRERLTIRRVSWEGVDVTLVG; encoded by the coding sequence ATGTTCGACGCACCAGTCGAGACGTGGTATCTCTGGGTCGGCCTCGCGTTGGCGAGCGCCACCGCAGTCGGTGTCGCGGCGACGCTCCCCCGCGCCCCGCCGCCGGACGCCGCGGGCGCGGCCGCAACCGTCGATTCCGTCGCGGCGAGCGCTCACCAGACAACCGGTCTTCATCCGCTTTCTGCCGAGCGCGCCCGCATCGGCCCGTACCGACTCTGGCTCAGCGAGGACGGCGAGACCGGCCATGCGACGTTCGCCTACGGGCCGGTGACGCCGGTTCGGCGCGACACCGCGCTCTGGGACGTGCTTCACGGAACGCCACCGGAACGGGCCTTCGGCACCCCCGCCGACTTCCAGCGGGCCGCGGCCGACGCCCGCGACCGGACGCCGGAGTGGCGCTCGCGCGAGCGACTGACCATCCGCCGAGTCTCGTGGGAGGGCGTCGATGTCACGCTCGTCGGGTAG
- a CDS encoding DUF7285 family protein gives MSRSSGSDAANRAQVEPLAALVAVFVVGVALTAYTGVLDATIPTPDRNVADPTVERANRALTETGIADPEALAAGLRAGPDGYRLNLTLQAAGQSWHAGPTPPPSADDAALAVSVRIAPGSVRPGRLRAEVWS, from the coding sequence ATGTCACGCTCGTCGGGTAGCGACGCCGCGAACCGCGCGCAGGTCGAACCCCTCGCGGCGCTCGTTGCCGTCTTCGTCGTCGGCGTCGCGCTGACTGCCTACACTGGCGTCCTCGACGCGACTATCCCGACGCCCGACCGGAACGTCGCCGACCCGACCGTCGAGCGAGCGAACCGCGCACTCACGGAGACCGGCATCGCGGACCCCGAGGCGCTCGCCGCGGGCCTGCGCGCCGGGCCGGATGGCTACCGCCTGAACCTCACGCTCCAAGCCGCGGGACAGTCGTGGCACGCCGGACCAACCCCACCGCCGAGCGCCGACGACGCCGCGCTCGCGGTGAGCGTCCGCATCGCGCCGGGGAGCGTCCGCCCAGGCCGCCTCCGCGCGGAGGTGTGGTCGTGA
- a CDS encoding DUF7284 family protein — translation MRAISTVLDVSLCLLLVSASALTLAGTPAQDRRSGPPTAPDSADEAATLVATSTASVTYRPADSANENTRNRTVHDTLAGLLASASAANAEPESATDFVRAATATVGRALRRAGISAQVVARPSETLPTSYSPTSQSTPERSGRVVAGPAPPPDADVYAAAVAVREVRLTVRTWSR, via the coding sequence GTGAGGGCAATTAGTACGGTCCTCGACGTGTCGCTCTGCCTCCTGCTGGTCTCGGCGAGCGCGCTGACCCTCGCCGGGACGCCCGCGCAGGACCGCCGGTCCGGACCTCCGACGGCACCGGACTCTGCGGACGAAGCCGCGACCCTGGTGGCGACGAGTACCGCGAGCGTGACCTACCGACCGGCGGACTCGGCCAACGAGAACACCCGGAATCGGACGGTCCACGACACGCTGGCCGGACTGCTCGCCAGCGCGTCCGCGGCGAACGCAGAGCCGGAATCGGCGACCGACTTCGTGCGCGCCGCCACGGCAACGGTCGGGCGGGCGCTCCGACGCGCCGGAATCAGCGCGCAGGTGGTCGCGCGACCGTCAGAGACTTTGCCCACCTCGTACTCGCCCACTTCGCAATCGACTCCCGAGCGCTCCGGCCGAGTCGTCGCTGGCCCCGCGCCGCCGCCCGACGCCGACGTGTACGCGGCCGCGGTAGCGGTCCGGGAGGTCCGCCTGACCGTCAGGACGTGGTCGAGATGA